Genomic window (Gemmatimonadota bacterium):
CGAACGCGCCTTCGCTTCGGGCGGCGGGCGGGGGTTCCGGCGGAGATGCTGTTCGACCAGATGAAGGCGGTGGTGCTGGCGGACGGGCGGAACTCGGGTGGCCCGCCTGTTGGAGAACCCGGAGTTCCGGGGCTTCAGCGACCACTGGGGCTTCCGGATCCGGGCGTGCCGCCCGTACCGTGCGCAGACGAAGGGCGAGGTTGAGCGCCCGGTCCGCTACGTGCGGGGGAACTTCTTCTACGGCCGGGATTTCGTGTCCGACGACGACCTCGACGTGCGGGAGCGGCGATGGCTCGACGAGGTCGCCAACGTGCGGGTCCACGGGACGCTAGGGGAGCGCATCGACGACCGCTTCGCGCGGGCGCGGCCGCTGCT
Coding sequences:
- a CDS encoding transposase; this translates as MARLLENPEFRGFSDHWGFRIRACRPYRAQTKGEVERPVRYVRGNFFYGRDFVSDDDLDVRERRWLDEVANVRVHGTLGERIDDRFARARPLLGPLAPHP